The following coding sequences are from one Ammospiza nelsoni isolate bAmmNel1 chromosome 5, bAmmNel1.pri, whole genome shotgun sequence window:
- the LOC132073367 gene encoding uncharacterized protein LOC132073367: MHKMIRKIALSLGRQVSSMARGATQVRRLLHGGYVRIHPSVQEALVEGRPVVALESTIITHGMAHPLNLSMAREVEEIVRANGAVPATVGILRGQIHVGLTDEELEFLASSKNAVKVSRRDFPFVLSQGLSGGTTVSGTMIVAHKAGIPVFVSGGIGGVHRDGENTLDVSADLTELGRTPVAVVSAGAKSILDIGRTLEYLETQGVCVAAFGESREFPAFFSRQSGFQAPYHVQDEEEAAKLIDSALGLGLGSGVLIAVPCPQERAAQGQVIEEAIQQALSQARSKGITGKDVTPFLLQRLTELTDGKSLDSNLALIQNNARVGSCIAVALSKLQKARRKRSQAGQKDMSAPQPVVIGGINVDFIAKAQNPEILGGGQTNAGRVRRAFGGVGRNLADCLSRLGQAPLLLSAVGKDEHLESVLHYCHHMDMSGVLRLEGESTATYCAVISSAGELSLGLGDMAIHQQITEQYVSQFKEKLCQAPLVCIDGNVPLSTIQYVCQVAREHQLAVCYEPTDENKASKPFLSDSWKALTYISPNLQELRAINRTLGNPVPAELPSRLEDAVQAAVALACPLLSHLQCVVVTLGAHGVLLCGRSLAGSISLHPGAHRQAAAARLCAAHYPAIPISREEIVNVSGAGDSLMAGILAGMLAKHDTGTCVRMGLLAASLSLRSYEPISPEISTSTVSQEQVKSRSWPEAKVWKMD; this comes from the exons ATGCACAAGATGATTAGGAAGATAGCCCTCAGCCTGGGAAGACAGGTGTCCTCCATGGCACGTGGGGCCACCCAGGTGAGAAGACTTCTGCATG GTGGTTATGTCAGGATCCATCCCTctgtgcaggaggctctggTGGAGGGCAGACCCGTGGTAGCCTTGGAAAGCACCATCATTACACATGGCATGGCCCATCCCCTGAATTTGAG CATGGCCAGAGAGGTGGAAGAAATTGTAAGAGCAAATGGAGCAGTGCCAGCCACTGTAGGTATTTTAAGGGGCCAGATCCATGTGGGACTCACAGATGAGGAGCTGGAGTTCCTGGCAAGCAGTAAAAATGCAGTTAAAGTGTCTCGCAGGGATTTTCCTTTCGTCCTCAGCCAG GGCTTGTCTGGTGGCACCACCGTGTCTGGAACAATGATCGTGGCACACAAAGCAGGAATCCCTGTGTTTGTCTCAGGTGGCATTGGAGGTGTCCATCGGGACGGGGAGAACA CTCTGGATGTGAGTGCTGACTTGACAGAGCTAGGACGAACACCGGTGGCTGTTGTATCTGCAGGAGCCAAGTCTATCCTGGATATTGGCAGGACACTGGAATATCTG GAGAcccagggtgtgtgtgtggctgcCTTTGGAGAATCAAGGGAGTTCCCAGCCTTCTTCTCCCGCCAGAGTGGCTTCCAAGCACCATACCATGTCCAGGATGAAGAGGAGGCAGCTAAACTCATTG AcagtgctctggggctggggctgggcagtgggGTGCTGATAGCagtgccctgtccccaggagcgagctgcccagggccaggTCATTGAGGAGGCCATCCAGCAAGCTCTCAGCCAAGCCAG GTCCAAAGGAATCACAGGCAAGGATGTGACCCCCTTTTTGTTACAGAGGCTCACAGAGTTAACTGATGGGAAATCGTTGGACTCTA accttGCACTGATCCAGAACAATGCCAGAGTGGGCAGCTGCATTGCAGTGGCCCTCAGCAAACTGCAGAAagccaggaggaagaggagccaggctgggcaaaAGGACATGAGTGCACCCCAACCA GTGGTGATTGGCGGTATCAACGTTGACTTTATAGCCAAGGCACAGAACCCTGAGATCCTG GGCGGTGGGCAAACAAATGCTGGAAGAGTGAGACGAGCCTTTGGCGGTGTTGGAAGGAACTTGGCAG ACTGTTTAAGCCGTCTTGGACAAGCTCCTCTCCTTTTATCAGCCGTGGGGAAGGATGAGCATTTAGAGTCTGTCCTGCACTACTGCCACCACATG GACATGAGCGGCGTCCTTCGGCTGGAGGGGGAGAGCACAGCCACTTACTGTGCCGTgatcagcagtgctggggagctcAGCCTTGGCTTGGGAGACATGGCCATCCACCAGCAGATAACAGAGCAATAT GTGTCCCAGTTCAAGGAGAAGCTGTGTCAGGCCCCACTTGTTTGCATTGATGGAAATGTGCCTCTCTCCACTATTCAGTACGTCTGCCAAGTAGCCAGAGAGCACCAGCTAGCAG TGTGCTATGAGCCAACAGATGAGAACAAGGCCTCTAAGCCATTCCTCTCAGACAGCTGGAAAGCACTCACATACATTTCCCCCAACCTGCAAGAGCTGAGAGCAATAAATCGGACCCTCGGGAACCCTGTGCCAGCAG AGCTGCCATCCAGGTTGGAGGATGCTGTCCAGGCTGCAGTGGCCCTGGCCTGCCCTTTGCTGTCCCACCTGCAGTGTGTGGTGGTGACCCTCGGCGCTCACGGCGTCCTCCTGTGCggcaggagcctggcagggagcatCTCCCTTCATCCAGGAGCTCACAGACAG gctgctgctgccaggctctgtgctgcccacTACCCTGCCATCCCCATCAGCAGGGAGGAGATCGTCAACGTCTCAGGAGCTGGTGACAG